A single Sutterella megalosphaeroides DNA region contains:
- a CDS encoding fimbrial biogenesis chaperone, with product MSASRIVFHETRGTAHVVVENRSEKARLLSAALFTLEPDPVRAGERTPDFVAAPGLTVLNANRSTPVRIVRVAKDLPRDRESAYVLQLRLVPEKDPERSGETGRVKTVFTTFLKVFYRPAALEAPEALERAAEKLRWRATGDAIELLNPTPYWLTVADLRADGRSLVADDTRRPVLAPAGGRAVLPARLTAPPERLTLSILTDRGTPSEPIELGAKAP from the coding sequence GTGAGCGCAAGCCGCATCGTCTTTCACGAGACGCGCGGCACGGCGCACGTCGTCGTCGAAAACCGCTCTGAAAAAGCACGTCTTCTCTCCGCCGCCCTCTTCACGCTCGAGCCCGACCCCGTCCGCGCGGGCGAACGGACGCCCGACTTCGTCGCGGCCCCGGGCCTCACCGTCCTCAATGCGAACCGCTCGACGCCCGTGCGGATCGTTCGCGTCGCAAAAGACCTCCCCCGCGACCGGGAGTCGGCCTACGTGCTGCAGCTGCGTCTCGTCCCGGAAAAGGATCCCGAACGAAGCGGCGAAACCGGTCGGGTGAAGACCGTTTTCACGACGTTTCTCAAGGTCTTCTACCGCCCCGCCGCCCTCGAAGCGCCCGAGGCGCTCGAGCGCGCCGCCGAAAAGCTTCGCTGGCGCGCGACAGGCGACGCGATCGAACTCCTCAATCCCACGCCCTATTGGTTGACGGTCGCCGACCTGCGTGCGGACGGCCGATCCCTCGTCGCGGACGACACCCGCCGCCCCGTGCTCGCCCCGGCGGGCGGGCGCGCGGTGCTGCCCGCACGCCTCACCGCCCCGCCCGAGCGCCTTACGCTCAGCATTCTCACGGATCGGGGGACGCCCTCCGAACCGATCGAATTGGGAGCGAAGGCACCGTGA
- a CDS encoding response regulator transcription factor, with product MTDIDSDRLPTLRDRTLVRIVDDEEEIVGTLSLMLGVDGWRTAGYPSAEAFLVGDTPSEPGCVLLDIQMGGMSGIDLQLEMVERGYVLPVIFITGHASVETAVDAMRRGAFDFLQKPVDPTRLLESIRQACGKSLSESSHEPSVLDVQRAADELTERQLDIVRRLLRGEKTRKIADALDISLRTVQGHKLAIYRKFGVHTAAQFAELGPVLGVESGSET from the coding sequence ATGACCGATATCGACTCCGACCGTCTTCCGACGCTTCGCGACCGCACGCTCGTGCGGATCGTGGACGACGAAGAAGAAATCGTCGGCACGCTCTCCCTCATGCTCGGCGTCGACGGGTGGCGAACGGCGGGCTATCCGAGCGCGGAGGCGTTTCTCGTGGGCGACACGCCGTCCGAACCGGGCTGCGTGTTGCTCGACATCCAAATGGGCGGCATGTCGGGAATCGACCTGCAACTCGAGATGGTCGAACGCGGGTACGTGCTACCCGTCATTTTCATCACCGGTCACGCTTCGGTCGAAACGGCGGTCGACGCCATGCGGCGCGGGGCGTTTGACTTTCTTCAAAAGCCCGTCGATCCGACGCGGCTGCTCGAATCGATTCGTCAGGCCTGCGGCAAGAGCCTGAGCGAAAGCTCGCACGAGCCTTCGGTTCTCGACGTGCAACGGGCGGCGGACGAGTTGACCGAACGGCAACTCGACATCGTGCGTCGGCTCCTGCGCGGGGAGAAAACGCGGAAAATCGCCGACGCGCTCGATATTTCGCTTCGTACCGTGCAGGGACACAAACTCGCGATCTACCGCAAGTTCGGCGTCCACACGGCGGCGCAGTTTGCCGAGCTCGGCCCGGTGCTCGGCGTCGAATCGGGCTCGGAAACGTGA
- a CDS encoding FAD-dependent oxidoreductase, producing the protein MTTTDTPTDPIDVASRRHFFKRAAALSGAASLAAFAPLRLSAAEAWPAFDETADLVVIGTGAAGSAAAARASELGLSVIVLEKLRTTGGSTAVCNGGFAICGTDLQKAAGIDDSPELFEKELLAMGKVNDPELVRTYVTACLPVYEWAKSLGVEFGAPTTGAGMSVPRQHMTKTSQMLKVFQDLARSKGAVFHLNTAAERLVTNAAGRVVGVTARSGKKTRTYGAKRGVVIAAGGWARGEDLLRRFSPAAEKALKLGGLGNTGDGSKMAWALGADLLDVSYTKATYGFNPKTKTSAFVMYQGAVIVNKEGLRFADESRPYKELGEIVMTQPDGIGYQVYDAAVHEEAQKDPLAKTDRLKAAGELHSADTLEALAEKIGVPPKALAETVAAYNRGIVSGADAFGRSSLSAGGGKPLPIERPPFYAFAATACLLSTYCGPKIDAHARVRTVFDEPIPGLFAAGEGTGGFHGAAYMSGTSVGKAVIFGKIAAESVAAEKA; encoded by the coding sequence ATGACCACCACCGACACCCCGACCGATCCGATCGACGTTGCATCCCGACGGCACTTTTTCAAGCGCGCGGCCGCGCTTTCGGGAGCCGCATCGCTTGCGGCTTTTGCTCCGCTTCGACTTTCCGCCGCCGAAGCGTGGCCCGCTTTCGACGAAACGGCCGACCTCGTCGTCATCGGCACCGGAGCGGCGGGCTCCGCCGCCGCGGCCCGAGCCTCGGAACTCGGTCTTTCCGTCATCGTTCTCGAAAAGCTCCGTACGACGGGAGGTTCGACGGCCGTCTGCAACGGGGGCTTTGCCATTTGCGGCACCGACCTCCAGAAAGCGGCCGGGATCGACGATTCTCCCGAACTCTTCGAAAAAGAGCTCCTTGCGATGGGCAAGGTGAACGACCCCGAGCTCGTTCGGACGTACGTCACTGCGTGCCTTCCCGTCTACGAATGGGCGAAAAGTCTGGGCGTCGAATTCGGGGCGCCCACCACGGGCGCGGGCATGAGCGTGCCGCGCCAGCACATGACGAAAACATCCCAAATGCTCAAAGTCTTTCAGGACCTCGCCCGCTCGAAAGGCGCTGTCTTTCATCTCAACACGGCCGCCGAGCGGCTTGTCACGAACGCCGCGGGCCGCGTCGTGGGTGTCACCGCGCGCTCCGGGAAAAAGACCCGCACCTACGGCGCGAAGCGCGGCGTCGTCATCGCCGCGGGCGGTTGGGCGCGCGGGGAAGACCTTCTGCGGCGCTTCTCGCCCGCCGCGGAAAAGGCCCTGAAGTTGGGGGGCCTCGGCAATACGGGCGACGGCTCCAAGATGGCCTGGGCGCTCGGTGCGGACCTGCTCGACGTTTCCTACACCAAGGCGACGTACGGCTTCAACCCGAAGACGAAAACGTCCGCCTTCGTCATGTATCAGGGCGCCGTGATCGTCAACAAAGAGGGGCTGCGCTTTGCCGACGAGTCGCGTCCCTACAAAGAGTTGGGCGAAATCGTCATGACGCAGCCCGACGGGATCGGCTACCAGGTCTACGACGCCGCCGTCCATGAGGAAGCCCAAAAGGATCCGCTTGCGAAGACGGACCGCTTGAAAGCGGCGGGCGAACTTCATTCGGCCGACACGCTTGAAGCGCTGGCGGAGAAAATCGGCGTGCCGCCCAAGGCTCTCGCTGAAACCGTCGCCGCCTACAACCGCGGGATTGTCTCGGGGGCCGATGCTTTCGGGCGCTCGTCGCTTTCGGCGGGCGGCGGCAAGCCCCTTCCCATCGAACGGCCGCCCTTTTACGCGTTCGCCGCCACGGCCTGCCTGCTCTCGACCTACTGCGGACCGAAAATCGACGCGCACGCCCGGGTGCGCACCGTGTTCGACGAACCGATCCCCGGGCTTTTTGCCGCGGGCGAAGGCACCGGAGGCTTCCACGGCGCGGCCTATATGTCGGGAACGTCGGTCGGGAAGGCCGTGATCTTCGGCAAGATCGCCGCCGAATCGGTTGCGGCCGAGAAGGCCTGA
- a CDS encoding FAD-dependent oxidoreductase, translated as MKQTLLAAAMLAAFAAGAASAAPAFKAGTYTAQAQGIHGPVVVEVAFSKDRIEFVKVVKQEETQGIGTKAVELLPSRIVETQSPKVDAITGATITSNAIRAAVADCVKQAGVDPETLVPVVVKKAAKNEELTTDVVIVGGGGAGMSATIRTRMNGLDAILVEKMPFIGGAASISGGQVVAQGSKLQKAFGSTEDSPESMIKDFQANGHNLNDITKLSLYANNVGATIDWLHEKVGVKFIPNDLPFLAEYSHPRALEFQGGAGTMAQHLREVIASNGAKVLYQTRVKELLVENGAVTGVKAEDANGVTYTIRAKKTLLTTGGYGNNKEMLSPELKTALYYGPVSSTGDGLKMAMGLDAKTQLLQYGKRYPNGIEVAPGIAKSTIYANVGAFDQAGILVNVDGKRFVNEKASNRHILDPMLQTKNKQAYVFMDQKSWEGFYKRLPETGVSHEDADKYLAENGKSLPLFAKGATIEEVAKIAGVNAENLKATVARYNGFVKAKKDADFDRPAKYMAAEISAEGPYYIVEQKPRFATTMGGVCTDDHLNIVKKDGSTIPNLYAAGELVGGVMGDDSPAGANVGWALTSGRVAADAIAEAIKAGK; from the coding sequence ATGAAGCAGACGCTTCTTGCGGCGGCCATGCTCGCCGCTTTTGCGGCCGGTGCCGCTTCGGCCGCTCCCGCCTTCAAGGCGGGCACCTACACCGCCCAGGCCCAGGGCATTCACGGCCCCGTCGTCGTTGAGGTCGCCTTCTCGAAGGACCGCATCGAGTTCGTGAAGGTCGTCAAGCAGGAAGAAACCCAGGGGATCGGCACGAAGGCGGTCGAACTGCTGCCCTCGCGCATCGTTGAAACCCAGTCGCCCAAGGTTGACGCCATCACCGGGGCGACCATCACCTCGAACGCCATCCGCGCGGCGGTCGCCGACTGCGTGAAGCAGGCCGGGGTCGATCCGGAAACGCTCGTTCCCGTCGTCGTCAAGAAGGCCGCGAAGAACGAAGAACTCACCACCGACGTCGTCATCGTGGGCGGTGGCGGCGCGGGCATGTCCGCGACGATTCGCACCCGCATGAACGGGCTCGACGCGATCCTCGTCGAAAAGATGCCGTTTATCGGCGGCGCCGCTTCGATTTCGGGCGGTCAGGTGGTCGCTCAAGGGTCGAAGCTTCAGAAGGCTTTCGGCTCCACGGAAGACAGTCCCGAATCGATGATCAAGGACTTCCAGGCGAACGGCCACAACTTGAACGACATCACGAAGCTCTCGCTCTACGCGAACAACGTGGGCGCCACTATCGACTGGCTCCACGAGAAGGTGGGCGTCAAGTTCATCCCGAACGACCTTCCGTTCCTCGCCGAATACTCGCATCCGCGCGCCCTCGAATTCCAGGGGGGTGCCGGCACCATGGCGCAGCACCTCCGTGAAGTGATCGCCTCGAACGGCGCGAAGGTCCTCTACCAGACGCGCGTGAAGGAACTCCTCGTTGAAAACGGCGCCGTCACGGGCGTGAAGGCCGAAGACGCGAACGGCGTCACCTACACGATCCGCGCGAAGAAGACGCTTCTTACGACGGGGGGCTACGGGAACAATAAGGAAATGCTCTCGCCCGAACTGAAGACGGCCCTCTACTACGGTCCCGTCTCGTCGACGGGCGACGGTCTCAAGATGGCCATGGGGCTCGATGCGAAGACGCAGCTCCTTCAGTACGGGAAGCGCTATCCGAACGGCATCGAGGTCGCCCCCGGCATCGCCAAGTCGACGATTTACGCGAACGTCGGCGCCTTCGATCAGGCGGGTATTCTCGTCAACGTCGACGGCAAGCGCTTCGTGAACGAAAAGGCCTCGAACCGCCACATTCTCGACCCGATGCTTCAGACGAAGAACAAGCAGGCCTACGTCTTCATGGACCAGAAGTCCTGGGAAGGCTTCTACAAGCGCCTCCCCGAAACGGGCGTTTCGCACGAAGACGCGGACAAGTACCTCGCCGAAAACGGGAAGTCGCTCCCGCTCTTTGCGAAGGGCGCCACGATCGAAGAAGTGGCGAAGATTGCGGGCGTCAACGCCGAAAACCTCAAGGCCACGGTCGCGCGCTACAACGGCTTCGTGAAGGCGAAGAAGGACGCCGATTTCGACCGTCCCGCGAAGTACATGGCCGCGGAAATCTCGGCCGAAGGCCCCTACTACATCGTCGAACAGAAGCCCCGCTTTGCGACGACGATGGGCGGCGTCTGCACGGACGACCACCTCAACATCGTGAAGAAGGACGGCTCGACCATTCCGAACCTCTACGCCGCGGGCGAACTCGTGGGCGGCGTGATGGGCGACGACTCGCCCGCGGGTGCGAACGTCGGTTGGGCGCTCACCTCGGGCCGCGTCGCCGCGGACGCGATCGCCGAAGCCATCAAGGCCGGCAAGTAA
- a CDS encoding RidA family protein, whose product MQKIHSDKAPAAIGPYSQAYRAGDFVFTSGQIGIVPETGRPAGEDVAAQAEQAIANLREVLASAGTDFSRVVKTTCFLADMADFKAFNAVYEKHFVSKPARSCFAVKELPMGLRCEIEVVAYLGE is encoded by the coding sequence ATGCAGAAGATCCATTCCGACAAGGCGCCCGCCGCCATCGGTCCCTACTCGCAGGCTTACCGTGCGGGCGACTTCGTCTTCACGTCGGGCCAGATCGGCATCGTCCCCGAAACGGGCCGCCCCGCGGGCGAGGACGTCGCCGCGCAGGCCGAACAGGCGATCGCGAACCTCCGCGAAGTGCTCGCCTCCGCCGGCACCGATTTCTCGCGCGTCGTGAAGACGACGTGCTTCCTCGCCGACATGGCGGACTTCAAGGCCTTCAACGCCGTCTACGAAAAGCACTTCGTCTCGAAGCCCGCGCGCTCGTGCTTCGCGGTGAAGGAGCTCCCCATGGGTCTTCGTTGCGAAATCGAGGTCGTCGCCTACCTCGGCGAATAA
- a CDS encoding fimbrial protein: MRLSNALTPLALAALLASGAAQAAGTDSVTVSITGTVQSAACKFEASTASVAFDQITNAALVGGSVAAKELTLNITECTLGDSAEGGTWAASSVQVTITDTNAGQGTGAGVKIGAQKSSEIYLEVQDKSGSAIPMTTGVATTDLSKLVNGYVSPAAKIKLAPKLVGSTLTGSGNLTAELTIAINQQ, from the coding sequence ATGCGTCTTTCTAACGCCCTTACACCCCTTGCTCTCGCCGCTCTTCTCGCTTCGGGTGCCGCTCAGGCCGCCGGGACCGACAGCGTTACCGTCTCGATCACGGGTACCGTGCAGTCGGCCGCCTGCAAGTTCGAAGCCTCGACGGCCTCCGTCGCTTTCGATCAGATAACCAACGCCGCCCTCGTCGGCGGGTCCGTCGCCGCCAAAGAGCTCACGCTCAACATCACGGAATGCACGCTCGGCGACAGCGCCGAAGGCGGCACCTGGGCCGCGAGCTCCGTGCAGGTGACGATCACCGACACGAATGCGGGTCAGGGCACGGGTGCCGGCGTCAAGATCGGCGCTCAGAAGTCTTCGGAAATCTATCTTGAAGTGCAGGACAAGTCGGGCAGCGCGATCCCGATGACGACGGGCGTGGCCACCACCGATCTCTCGAAGCTCGTCAACGGCTACGTGTCGCCCGCCGCCAAGATCAAGCTTGCGCCGAAGCTCGTCGGCAGCACGCTCACGGGCTCGGGCAACCTCACGGCCGAGCTGACGATCGCCATCAACCAGCAGTGA
- a CDS encoding sensor histidine kinase yields MLLGVACALSGSEVLAGVPPAELIRVGLLDIEKEATYAEDGNIRETTLEYLREAVPDVRFEAKVYTIPELRAALRRGEVDLFISSSGFFVEMWPVGVKDLATLVSDDFPDPNRCVAGTFFTRSDRRDIRTLEDLRGKHLVTTNPSNFMAYQIGAAEVAKLGVDPDRFFGAVDFTRNDIPEVLRRVADGQADAGVLRSCMLEAMRSKYPEYRGLFRVVGPVSTEGRCAYSTELYPGWVVAATKQIAPQAAEKIVKALFAKPPEGSGAYRWSVATDYKRVNDVFRRLKVGPFEHLKHPTVKDLAERYWPVLAALLFGALAWMLHWVLLKRQVRLRTAALSRALGEQRRLREAALRSGEEVERLTRLGIVNELSCIYAHEMAQPLTSIGYLAKTLELLTEREAPDRALLKNCATRIGTNLRSAQAILERVRGYAKAPPSRSAPVDLRVLLDDVARSVKNLAPDADIWIEAESAPVRGDALELRILILNLLRNAVRAVEKPVRGRSDPVVRVRLFVEGDRATLEVRNRAARPNVETIAGRLRFFSDDALEDERARGLGIGLLIVQTVAKMHRGEFRYAYVEATEEAVFRIVLPALRDEAPAGEA; encoded by the coding sequence GTGCTTCTCGGCGTAGCCTGCGCGCTCTCGGGTTCGGAGGTTCTCGCCGGTGTGCCTCCCGCCGAGCTCATTCGTGTCGGACTTCTCGACATCGAGAAAGAGGCGACCTATGCCGAAGACGGCAACATTCGGGAGACGACGCTCGAGTACCTCCGCGAGGCCGTTCCCGACGTGCGGTTCGAGGCCAAGGTCTACACGATCCCGGAATTGCGGGCGGCGTTGCGGCGCGGGGAGGTTGACCTTTTCATTTCCAGTTCGGGATTTTTCGTCGAGATGTGGCCCGTGGGCGTCAAGGATCTCGCCACGCTCGTCTCGGACGACTTTCCCGATCCGAACCGATGCGTCGCGGGGACCTTCTTCACGCGCTCCGACAGGCGCGACATTCGAACGCTGGAGGATCTGCGGGGAAAGCACCTCGTGACGACGAATCCGTCGAACTTCATGGCCTATCAGATCGGCGCGGCCGAAGTGGCGAAGCTCGGGGTCGATCCCGATCGGTTTTTCGGTGCGGTCGACTTCACCAGGAACGACATTCCGGAAGTGTTGCGGCGGGTGGCCGACGGGCAGGCGGACGCGGGCGTGCTGCGCTCCTGCATGCTTGAGGCGATGCGCTCGAAGTACCCGGAATATCGGGGCCTGTTCCGGGTGGTCGGACCCGTGAGCACCGAGGGTCGTTGCGCCTATTCGACCGAACTCTATCCGGGCTGGGTCGTGGCCGCCACGAAGCAGATCGCGCCGCAGGCGGCTGAAAAAATCGTCAAGGCGCTTTTTGCCAAACCGCCCGAGGGCTCGGGCGCCTATCGGTGGTCGGTAGCCACCGATTACAAACGCGTCAACGATGTTTTCAGGCGTCTTAAGGTCGGTCCTTTCGAGCACCTGAAGCACCCGACCGTGAAGGACCTCGCCGAGCGCTACTGGCCCGTGTTGGCCGCCCTCCTTTTCGGCGCGCTCGCCTGGATGCTGCACTGGGTGCTCTTGAAGCGTCAGGTGCGGCTGCGTACGGCGGCACTCTCGCGGGCGCTCGGCGAGCAACGTCGGCTGCGCGAAGCGGCGCTGCGTTCGGGCGAGGAGGTCGAGCGGCTGACGCGCCTCGGGATCGTGAACGAACTCTCCTGCATCTACGCGCACGAGATGGCGCAGCCCCTGACGAGCATCGGGTATCTCGCCAAAACGCTCGAACTTCTAACCGAGCGGGAGGCGCCCGACCGGGCGCTCTTAAAAAACTGCGCGACGCGCATCGGGACGAACCTTCGGTCGGCGCAAGCCATTCTCGAGCGTGTGCGCGGCTACGCCAAGGCGCCTCCGAGTCGCAGTGCGCCCGTGGATCTGCGCGTTTTGCTCGACGACGTGGCGCGATCCGTGAAAAATCTCGCGCCCGACGCGGATATCTGGATCGAGGCCGAGTCGGCTCCGGTGAGGGGCGACGCGCTCGAGTTGCGCATTCTCATCCTCAACCTGCTCCGAAATGCGGTGCGAGCCGTTGAAAAGCCCGTTCGAGGGCGGTCCGACCCGGTCGTTCGGGTGCGACTTTTCGTCGAGGGCGATCGCGCGACGCTCGAGGTGCGCAACCGCGCCGCTCGGCCCAACGTCGAAACGATTGCCGGACGGCTGCGCTTTTTCTCGGACGATGCGCTCGAGGACGAACGAGCGCGCGGCTTGGGTATCGGTCTTCTGATCGTGCAGACGGTGGCCAAAATGCACCGAGGCGAATTTCGGTACGCGTACGTCGAGGCGACCGAGGAGGCGGTGTTCCGTATCGTACTGCCCGCTCTGCGGGACGAGGCGCCTGCGGGCGAGGCTTGA
- a CDS encoding fimbrial biogenesis chaperone codes for MSFSPFLRRLLGFFAAILLALGTASAADPVSSGKRGLGVDLTRIIIDAKNKNASSGSLLFSNHSQTNYVSRNRLLDYFTRRPAEAAVISPPMMLLPPGRQSRVTATVTRPDLLPEDRESLFLYESVAVPGTVTNGRNPENSVRINIATTVKVYYRPKGIDADMNRAIEHLVWKRDAEGFTVTNDTPVHVSITRVTFEGDAVLETPLVVKPFESARIEVPELPAGRGKLQYGCVNDYGAVVVTERHL; via the coding sequence ATGAGTTTTTCCCCCTTTCTCCGTCGACTTCTCGGCTTCTTCGCCGCAATACTCCTCGCGCTCGGCACGGCCTCGGCAGCCGATCCCGTCTCTTCGGGCAAACGCGGCCTCGGCGTCGATCTCACCCGCATCATCATCGACGCAAAGAATAAAAACGCCTCTTCGGGGAGCCTCCTTTTCAGCAACCATTCTCAGACGAATTACGTCTCCCGCAATCGGCTCCTCGACTACTTCACGCGCCGGCCCGCCGAGGCCGCCGTGATTTCGCCGCCCATGATGCTGCTGCCCCCCGGGCGGCAATCGCGCGTCACCGCCACCGTCACGCGTCCCGATCTCCTGCCCGAGGATCGGGAGTCGCTCTTTTTGTACGAATCGGTTGCGGTTCCGGGCACCGTGACGAACGGCCGGAATCCCGAAAACAGCGTTCGCATCAACATCGCCACCACCGTCAAGGTCTACTACCGCCCCAAGGGGATCGACGCCGACATGAACCGGGCTATCGAGCACCTCGTCTGGAAGCGCGATGCTGAGGGCTTCACGGTCACGAACGACACGCCCGTGCACGTGAGCATCACGCGCGTCACGTTCGAGGGCGACGCAGTGCTTGAGACACCCCTCGTGGTAAAGCCCTTCGAGTCCGCGCGGATCGAAGTGCCCGAGCTCCCCGCAGGTCGCGGCAAACTTCAGTACGGGTGCGTGAACGACTACGGAGCCGTCGTCGTGACGGAAAGACACCTCTGA
- a CDS encoding porin, whose translation MQRNSKRLVALAFLAVAGTVSASEIEMYGLIDAALSYTHKDNGVDTSNAFTMKSGPNSQSRFGIRGNEKISDGLTVGFVLENGFDVDTGALGNGNRLFGREAQVNLSGTYGTLKLGRMGALMSGLGSTGIFGGTVSAFPSAKSTDVPNHKAVMGGVFSQHDNTITYVTPSFANTALHLQYSTGRNVVTNGSTDTSKRENTSDVDRYAAAGLVHTTKAFKWVALVDQLNYAKGGTGATPKNAYTVSLGGNYDFGTFRLHAAAQYFKDAKPTISPYNDTKGATSPDITYADGFGAILSTHIPFGQHAVKLGAGYMHAESAENSDIDMDRGILIAGYQYRFSKRTSFYATTGYGFDSYSKTGAEDANVASIESGLIHRF comes from the coding sequence ATGCAAAGGAACTCCAAGCGCCTCGTTGCGCTCGCCTTTCTCGCCGTCGCAGGTACGGTCTCGGCATCCGAAATCGAGATGTACGGTCTCATCGACGCGGCGCTTTCCTATACGCACAAAGACAACGGCGTCGACACGTCGAACGCCTTCACGATGAAGTCGGGACCCAACTCGCAGTCCCGGTTCGGCATCCGCGGCAACGAAAAAATCTCGGACGGTCTCACGGTCGGATTCGTTCTCGAAAACGGGTTCGATGTCGATACGGGCGCGCTCGGCAACGGCAATCGCCTCTTCGGGCGCGAAGCGCAGGTGAACCTCTCGGGCACCTACGGCACGCTCAAACTCGGACGCATGGGCGCCCTGATGTCGGGCCTCGGCTCGACGGGTATTTTCGGCGGAACGGTGTCCGCCTTCCCGTCCGCGAAGTCGACCGACGTACCGAACCACAAGGCCGTCATGGGCGGCGTCTTCTCGCAGCACGACAACACGATCACGTACGTGACGCCCTCGTTTGCGAACACGGCCCTGCACCTGCAGTATTCGACCGGTCGCAACGTCGTCACGAACGGCTCGACCGACACGTCGAAGCGTGAAAACACGTCGGACGTCGATCGCTATGCCGCAGCGGGGCTCGTTCATACGACGAAGGCATTCAAGTGGGTGGCACTCGTCGACCAACTCAATTACGCCAAAGGCGGCACCGGCGCAACGCCGAAAAACGCCTACACCGTGAGCCTCGGCGGCAACTACGACTTCGGCACCTTCCGGCTCCATGCGGCGGCGCAGTACTTCAAGGACGCCAAGCCGACCATTTCGCCCTACAACGACACGAAGGGCGCGACGAGCCCCGACATCACGTATGCGGACGGGTTCGGTGCGATTCTCTCGACTCACATCCCCTTCGGGCAGCACGCAGTAAAACTCGGCGCGGGTTACATGCATGCCGAATCGGCCGAAAATTCCGACATCGACATGGACCGCGGCATCCTGATTGCGGGCTACCAGTACCGCTTCTCGAAGCGTACGAGCTTCTACGCGACGACGGGTTACGGGTTCGATTCGTATTCGAAGACGGGCGCCGAGGACGCGAACGTCGCCTCGATCGAATCGGGTCTCATCCATCGCTTCTGA
- a CDS encoding FAD-dependent oxidoreductase, translated as MDLNRRHLLQGAAAGLTVVGLTQKAEARPTPSMLPAKWDEEYDVIVVGSGGAGLAAAVKAADAGAKVAVLERLLFTGGNTQLAQGQINAADPVRQPKQGIKDSWELHAEQTLAAGDFRANKERVEVLCKNAYGAITWLESLGMAFEDEVFQMFGGLYPRAHQPKVPKGKGYTYVLLKAAEERGVVVKKGCRVTDIIRDTPTSGDVRGVLCETKEGTKYLRAKRGVVLASGGFGANTYLRELHDPRIAGLGTDNLPNKTAGDVMMAAVRVGGYLVGMDFIQSTPGAPAGKKMKIILNSRVAESIYVDKRGNRIVDEGSRRDVIRDAVLGTPEHYAYTVVDNETYQKYNSAVHKSVEEGIAINEAWTAPTLRELAEKMGVDPDGLEAGVKRYNSFVDAKKDEDFGKAERNLTKKIEKGPFWACYTGMTVHHTMGGLNCNTKAQCLDWTGAVIPRLYAAGEITGGIHGTNRVGGNALLDCMVYGQIAGTNAANEKSA; from the coding sequence ATGGACCTCAATCGTCGTCATTTGTTACAAGGGGCCGCGGCCGGCCTCACGGTGGTCGGGCTTACCCAAAAGGCCGAAGCCCGGCCGACGCCTTCGATGTTGCCCGCCAAATGGGACGAAGAATACGACGTCATCGTCGTCGGTTCGGGCGGCGCGGGCCTTGCGGCCGCCGTCAAAGCGGCGGACGCAGGCGCCAAGGTGGCGGTGCTCGAACGCCTTCTCTTCACGGGCGGCAACACGCAGCTCGCGCAAGGTCAGATCAACGCCGCCGACCCCGTGCGTCAGCCCAAGCAGGGCATCAAGGACAGCTGGGAACTTCACGCCGAGCAGACGCTCGCCGCCGGGGACTTCCGCGCGAACAAGGAACGCGTCGAAGTGCTCTGCAAGAATGCGTACGGCGCCATCACCTGGCTCGAAAGCCTCGGCATGGCCTTCGAAGACGAAGTCTTCCAGATGTTCGGCGGCCTCTACCCGCGCGCTCATCAGCCGAAGGTGCCGAAGGGGAAGGGCTATACCTACGTCCTTCTGAAAGCGGCCGAAGAACGCGGCGTGGTCGTGAAGAAAGGCTGCCGCGTGACCGACATCATCCGCGACACGCCGACCTCGGGCGACGTACGCGGCGTTCTTTGCGAAACGAAGGAAGGCACCAAGTATCTGCGGGCCAAGCGCGGCGTCGTGCTCGCCTCGGGCGGCTTCGGCGCGAACACCTACCTGCGCGAACTCCACGATCCGCGCATTGCCGGGCTCGGCACCGACAACCTTCCGAACAAGACGGCGGGCGACGTGATGATGGCGGCCGTGCGCGTGGGCGGCTACTTGGTCGGCATGGACTTCATCCAGTCCACCCCGGGCGCTCCCGCCGGCAAGAAGATGAAGATCATTCTCAATTCGCGCGTGGCCGAATCCATTTACGTCGACAAACGCGGCAATCGCATCGTCGACGAAGGCTCGCGCCGCGACGTCATTCGCGACGCCGTCCTCGGTACGCCCGAACATTACGCCTACACCGTTGTTGACAATGAGACGTACCAAAAGTACAACTCCGCCGTTCATAAGAGCGTCGAGGAAGGCATCGCCATCAACGAAGCGTGGACCGCTCCGACGCTTCGCGAACTCGCCGAGAAGATGGGGGTGGACCCCGACGGTCTCGAAGCGGGCGTGAAGCGCTACAACAGCTTCGTCGACGCGAAGAAGGACGAGGACTTCGGCAAGGCGGAACGCAACCTCACGAAGAAAATCGAAAAGGGTCCCTTCTGGGCTTGCTACACCGGCATGACCGTTCACCACACGATGGGCGGCCTCAACTGCAACACGAAGGCGCAGTGCCTCGACTGGACGGGCGCCGTGATCCCGCGTCTTTACGCCGCGGGCGAAATCACGGGCGGCATCCACGGCACGAACCGCGTGGGCGGCAACGCGCTCCTCGACTGCATGGTCTACGGGCAGATTGCCGGCACGAACGCCGCCAACGAAAAGTCCGCTTGA